The proteins below come from a single Notamacropus eugenii isolate mMacEug1 chromosome 7, mMacEug1.pri_v2, whole genome shotgun sequence genomic window:
- the LOC140513631 gene encoding alcohol dehydrogenase E chain-like, translating to MTTAGKVIKCKAAVLWELNKPFSIEEVEVAPPKANEVRIKILATGICRSDDHVINGSLVQPLPIILGHEAAGIVESIGEGVTSVKPGDKVIPLFNPQCKKCKTCKHPTGNICMENDMTAATGTLKEGTTRFTCQGKSIHHFGGTSTFSEYTVVDEFAAVKIDSSAPLEKVCLIGCGFSTGYGSAVKVAKVTPGSTCVVFGLGGVGLSVIIGCKSAGASRIIGVDINKDKFAKAKELGATECINPLDYKKPIQDVLVEMTENGVDFSFEVIGRLDTMTAAFACCNNAYGVCVIVGVPPNGQNLSINPMLILTGRTLKGAIFGGFKSNNDVPKLVSDVLAKKFKLDPLITHVSSLDKINEGFDMLRAGKSIRTVMTM from the exons ATGACCACCGCAGGAAAA GTCATTAAATGCAAAGCTGCTGTTCTTTGGGAGCTCAACAAGCCCTTTTCCATTGAGGAAGTAGAAGTAGCCCCACCCAAGGCCAATGAAGTTCGAAttaag ATTTTGGCTACAGGAATCTGCCGCTCAGATGACCATGTGATAAACGGGTCATTGGTTCAACCTCTCCCTATAATCCTGGGGCATGAGGCTGCAGGGATTGTGGAGAGCATTGGAGAAGGAGTGACTTCTGTAAAACCAG GTGACAAAGTCATCCCACTTTTTAATCCACAGTGCAAGAAATGCAAAACTTGTAAGCACCCAACTGGCAACATTTGCATGGAAAATGA CATGACAGCTGCTACTGGCACCCTGAAGGAGGGTACCACCAGATTTACTTGCCAAGGGAAGTCAATTCATCATTTCGGTGGCACAAGTACCTTCTCTGAATATACAGTGGTAGATGAATTTGCCGCTGTAAAGATCGATTCATCTGCTCCTCTCGAAAAAGTCTGCCTGATTGGCTGCGGATTTTCCACTGGTTATGGTTCTGCAGTAAAAGTTGCCAAG GTCACTCCTGGCTCTACTTGTGTTGTCTTTGGCCTGGGGGGCGTTGGCTTGTCAGTGATCATTGGCTGTAAGTCAGCTGGAGCCTCCCGGATCATTGGAGTGGATATTAACAAGGACAAATTTGCAAAGGCCAAAGAATTAGGTGCTACTGAGTGCATCAATCCTCTGGACTACAAGAAACCCATCCAAGATGTTCTGGTTGAAATGACTGAGAATGGTGTTGATTTTTCATTTGAAGTCATTGGACGTCTAGACACAATG ACAGCTGCCTTTGCATGCTGCAATAATGCTTATGGAGTCTGTGTCATTGTGGGAGTCCCTCCTAATGGCCAAAATCTCTCTATCAACCCTATGTTGATTTTAACTGGACGCACCTTAAAAGGAGCTATTTTTGGAG GTTTCAAAAGCAACAACGATGTCCCCAAGCTAGTCTCGGATGTTCTAGCCAAGAAATTCAAACTGGATCCATTAATAACACATGTTTCTAGTTTGGATAAGATCAATGAGGGATTTGACATGCTACGCGCAGGAAAGAG